The following proteins are encoded in a genomic region of Nocardioides renjunii:
- a CDS encoding helix-turn-helix domain-containing protein — translation MDNRANELSAAIGGKVRGERQSRKWTLDQLAEATGVSRRMLINVEQGSANPSVTTLLRISDALGIGLQALVAVPQTKRVKVVRSGEGAALWTGPGGGRGVLLAGTTPPDVLELWDWTLAPGDRHDSEAHVPGTKEILQVREGSVTVRVADQVEVLAVGDAISFASDVTHSYANDSDEPARFALTVFEPGVGASTTAEPSHD, via the coding sequence ATGGACAACCGGGCGAACGAGCTTTCCGCCGCCATCGGCGGCAAGGTACGTGGTGAGCGACAGTCGCGGAAGTGGACGCTTGACCAGCTCGCCGAGGCCACCGGCGTCAGCCGCCGCATGCTCATCAACGTCGAACAGGGTTCGGCCAACCCCAGCGTCACCACGCTCCTGCGGATCAGTGACGCGCTCGGCATCGGACTGCAGGCGCTCGTGGCGGTCCCGCAGACCAAGCGCGTGAAGGTGGTTCGTAGCGGCGAGGGGGCCGCGTTGTGGACCGGTCCCGGCGGCGGCCGCGGGGTCCTGCTGGCTGGCACGACACCGCCGGACGTGCTCGAGCTGTGGGACTGGACCCTGGCGCCCGGGGACCGGCACGACAGCGAGGCCCACGTGCCTGGCACGAAGGAGATCCTCCAGGTACGTGAGGGCAGCGTCACCGTGCGGGTCGCCGACCAGGTGGAAGTCCTCGCCGTAGGCGACGCCATCTCCTTCGCCAGCGACGTCACGCACTCCTATGCCAACGACAGCGACGAGCCGGCGCGCTTCGCGCTGACGGTGTTCGAGCCCGGCGTGGGCGCCTCAACCACCGCGGAGCCGAGCCATGACTGA